The following coding sequences are from one Dermacentor albipictus isolate Rhodes 1998 colony unplaced genomic scaffold, USDA_Dalb.pri_finalv2 scaffold_109, whole genome shotgun sequence window:
- the LOC139053393 gene encoding uncharacterized protein, with translation MQYCHECGYTFLGGLVDNWPSCLSRDGVHPSPFGNKVLADFLYQGACTLSIHLERSRIQQSYKETQAPSSWTSWTRQDSIPAISEADFPPLGPLMYQLHAFTLPSSHQERLYLYLNITLLPKVENQTCIFCCNGSANKRLIIHIYFLAKLALCM, from the exons ATGCAGTACTGCCACGAGTGTGGCTACACATTCCTGGGTGGTCTCGTGGACAACTGGCCCAGTTGCCTGAGCAGAGATGGTGTCCACCCGAGCCCCTTTGGTAACAAGGTGCTGGCAGACTTCCTGTACCAGGGGGCCTGCACCCTGTCCATCCATCTGGAGAGAAGCCGCATCCAGCAGTCCTACAAGGAGACCCAGGCACCTTCTTCATGGACCAGTTGGACTCGGCAggacagcatccctgccatctccGAGGCTGACTTTCCCCCGCTTG GTCCACTGATGTACCAGCTGCATGCATTCACActaccatcaagtcatcaggagcGTCTGTACCTCTATCTAAATATTACACTATTGCCTAAGGTGGAAAATCAGACTTGTATATTTTGCTGTAATGGTTCTGCCAATAAAAGATTgattatacatatttattttcttgcaaagCTGGCATTGTGTATGTAA